A single window of Channa argus isolate prfri chromosome 10, Channa argus male v1.0, whole genome shotgun sequence DNA harbors:
- the LOC137134137 gene encoding immunoglobulin kappa light chain-like isoform X2 → MVLLWITLFLLHQGYALISVTTVQLGEPVTFTCLYPNSENSNTRVKWYKQRVGDNPRLVTTLTKGTTIPTFEQGFSPTRYCAKHNSSQSTLTILRTIRADEAVHYCAVSTWSKDEWSGTYLFFKENIQKTYDIVQWPTASGPVHPGDSVTLQCSVLSDAENETCPSEASVHWFGVRSNIFLPSVIYTDGNTPQSCDHRSDTVKTCVYRLSKNVTSSDAGTYYCAVAACGEIIFGNGTKLDIEVIAAAFFIYAVKNKCECCMAAASFQERSEQRRFKISKDTQIYSAAVFTLMKQDTGGVRGPKAVNRERIYAAFKAFGLKS, encoded by the exons ATGGTTCTTTTATGGATTACACTGTTTCTTCTCCATCAAGGAT ATGCACTGATTTCAGTGACCACAGTCCAACTCGGTGAACCTGTCACCTTCACATGTTTATACCCAAATTCAGAAAATAGCAACACACGAGTGAAGTGGTACAAACAAAGAGTTGGTGATAATCCCAGATTAGTCACAACGCTGACGAAAGGTACTACAATTCCTACATTTGAACAAGGATTTTCTCCGACCAGATATTGTGCAAAGCATAACTCATCCCAAAGCACTCTGACCATCCTGAGGACAATCCGAGCAGACGAAGCAGTCCATTACTGCGCAGTCAGTACTTGGAGTAAGGATGAGTGGAGTGGCACATATTTGTTCTTTAAAG AAAACATTCAGAAGACATATGATATTGTTCAGTGGCCAACAGCATCTGGTCCAGTCCATCCAGGAGACTCTGTCACTCTCCAGTGTTCAGTCCTCTCTGACGCTGAGAATGAGACGTGTCCAAGTGAAGCCAGTGTGCACTGGTTTGGAGTCAGGTCCAACATCTTTCTTCCTAGCGTCATCTACACTGATGGAAATACACCTCAAAGTTGTGATCACAGATCTGACACTGTGAAGACCTGTGTTTATCGCCTATCCAAGAACGTCACCTCCTCTGATGCTGGGACTTATTACTGTGCTGTGGCCGCATGTGGAGAGATCATTTTCGGCAATGGAACAAAACTGGACATTGAAG TGATTGCTGCAGCCTTCTTCATTTATGCCGTGAAGAATAAGTGTGAATGTTGCATGG ctgctgcttcGTTTCAAGAAAGAAGTGAACAAAGGAGATTTAAG ATAAGTAAGGACACTCAGATTTACTCAGCCGCGGTCTTCACCTTGATGAAGCAGGACACTGGTGGAGTGAGAGGTCCAAAAGCCGTCAACAGAGAGAGGATCTATGCTGCTTTCAAGGCTTTTGGATTGAAGTCCTGA
- the LOC137134137 gene encoding immunoglobulin kappa light chain-like isoform X1, translating into MVLLWITLFLLHQGYALISVTTVQLGEPVTFTCLYPNSENSNTRVKWYKQRVGDNPRLVTTLTKGTTIPTFEQGFSPTRYCAKHNSSQSTLTILRTIRADEAVHYCAVSTWSKDEWSGTYLFFKENIQKTYDIVQWPTASGPVHPGDSVTLQCSVLSDAENETCPSEASVHWFGVRSNIFLPSVIYTDGNTPQSCDHRSDTVKTCVYRLSKNVTSSDAGTYYCAVAACGEIIFGNGTKLDIEGAILSSATIGNITLLLLCAVLAMTVIAAAFFIYAVKNKCECCMAAASFQERSEQRRFKISKDTQIYSAAVFTLMKQDTGGVRGPKAVNRERIYAAFKAFGLKS; encoded by the exons ATGGTTCTTTTATGGATTACACTGTTTCTTCTCCATCAAGGAT ATGCACTGATTTCAGTGACCACAGTCCAACTCGGTGAACCTGTCACCTTCACATGTTTATACCCAAATTCAGAAAATAGCAACACACGAGTGAAGTGGTACAAACAAAGAGTTGGTGATAATCCCAGATTAGTCACAACGCTGACGAAAGGTACTACAATTCCTACATTTGAACAAGGATTTTCTCCGACCAGATATTGTGCAAAGCATAACTCATCCCAAAGCACTCTGACCATCCTGAGGACAATCCGAGCAGACGAAGCAGTCCATTACTGCGCAGTCAGTACTTGGAGTAAGGATGAGTGGAGTGGCACATATTTGTTCTTTAAAG AAAACATTCAGAAGACATATGATATTGTTCAGTGGCCAACAGCATCTGGTCCAGTCCATCCAGGAGACTCTGTCACTCTCCAGTGTTCAGTCCTCTCTGACGCTGAGAATGAGACGTGTCCAAGTGAAGCCAGTGTGCACTGGTTTGGAGTCAGGTCCAACATCTTTCTTCCTAGCGTCATCTACACTGATGGAAATACACCTCAAAGTTGTGATCACAGATCTGACACTGTGAAGACCTGTGTTTATCGCCTATCCAAGAACGTCACCTCCTCTGATGCTGGGACTTATTACTGTGCTGTGGCCGCATGTGGAGAGATCATTTTCGGCAATGGAACAAAACTGGACATTGAAG GAGCAATCTTATCATCAGCCACCATTGGCAATATAACTCTGCTTCtgctttgtgctgttttggctATGACAGTGATTGCTGCAGCCTTCTTCATTTATGCCGTGAAGAATAAGTGTGAATGTTGCATGG ctgctgcttcGTTTCAAGAAAGAAGTGAACAAAGGAGATTTAAG ATAAGTAAGGACACTCAGATTTACTCAGCCGCGGTCTTCACCTTGATGAAGCAGGACACTGGTGGAGTGAGAGGTCCAAAAGCCGTCAACAGAGAGAGGATCTATGCTGCTTTCAAGGCTTTTGGATTGAAGTCCTGA